From a region of the Synechococcus sp. PCC 7502 genome:
- a CDS encoding ATP-binding protein, whose amino-acid sequence MPESNQPEFNQIKPDELLRELQSLRERVAQIESDNQDLRIALDTTTQHGDTIEQQLHETNEQLAAEISERKLAQATLESILEMVTEDKHDLEIMVETMAEHGDTVEYQLYSDAVDFMRRSEEQFRAIAEATPIIMMIGHLPDGLITYANSTCTQTLGVAPQAIRGRKLQEFYCDPDDEKHLAAILAEHGYVKNYEMRIKKGDESIIWVAASLHALILSGHSTYLSTFYDITARKQAELALQVSENLLREQAEVLESLVARRTQELQSTEAELRSLFEAMTDTILVYNQQGVCLKVAQTNSSRLALFSNRVLTSVRDIFTPALAEIHIKLIQQALTQQQSLTIEYCQEFSDRLAPFNHQSNRTNTEVWLAATVSPLSEDQVIWVERDISDRKKAEAELKAAKEAAEIANRAKSQFLANMSHELRTPLNAILGFSQLMLDDHSLTSTQLENLKIIETSGEHLLSLINDVLEMSKIESGKVVLNEFNFDLHGLLDRLKDMLNLKAESKGLTLDFIQVNEIPRYVIGDEVKLSQVLINLLSNALKFTQVGGVTLTVEALPIAPIQAPNQTSSQIRSDISNHLVHLLFRVEDTGIGISKTEIPTIFDAFIQSQSGRKSQEGSGLGLTISRKFVELMGGEIRAESALGQGSVFSFDIELLSGDVILPKILEDEVLIESDVALGDNNALNLRILLAEDNVVNQKVALRMLHKLGFSADVAMDGEQVLTALERQVYDLILMDVQMPNLDGIETTKCIYERFPAGDRPIIVALTAHAMQEERERCLAAGMSNHLSKPVRLEELQRILEQCVGLVGK is encoded by the coding sequence ATGCCAGAATCTAATCAACCAGAGTTTAACCAAATCAAGCCTGATGAACTGCTGCGGGAGTTACAGTCTTTGCGAGAGCGAGTTGCCCAGATCGAAAGTGATAATCAGGATTTGCGGATTGCTCTAGATACAACTACTCAACATGGGGATACGATTGAGCAGCAATTACATGAAACTAATGAACAATTGGCTGCAGAAATTTCCGAGCGTAAACTAGCTCAGGCGACTTTAGAATCGATTTTAGAAATGGTCACGGAAGATAAACATGACCTAGAAATCATGGTGGAGACCATGGCTGAGCATGGGGATACGGTTGAATATCAGCTTTATAGTGATGCCGTTGACTTTATGCGTCGCAGTGAAGAGCAGTTTAGAGCGATCGCCGAAGCAACACCAATAATTATGATGATTGGGCATCTACCCGATGGCTTAATTACCTATGCTAATTCTACCTGTACCCAAACCCTTGGTGTTGCTCCTCAGGCAATTAGAGGGCGAAAATTACAGGAATTTTATTGCGACCCCGATGACGAAAAACATTTAGCCGCAATCTTGGCAGAGCATGGGTATGTGAAAAACTATGAAATGCGGATCAAAAAAGGTGATGAATCAATTATTTGGGTGGCAGCCTCACTTCATGCCTTAATCTTATCGGGACATTCTACCTATCTCAGTACTTTTTACGATATAACTGCCCGTAAGCAGGCAGAACTGGCATTACAGGTTTCTGAAAATCTATTAAGAGAGCAAGCAGAAGTATTAGAATCGTTAGTTGCCCGCCGTACCCAAGAATTACAAAGTACCGAAGCGGAATTACGATCGCTATTTGAAGCGATGACCGATACAATTTTGGTCTATAACCAGCAAGGTGTCTGCCTTAAAGTGGCACAAACTAACTCTAGTCGCTTAGCATTATTCTCAAATCGAGTGCTGACCAGTGTCCGTGATATTTTTACGCCCGCCTTAGCCGAAATTCATATTAAATTAATTCAACAGGCACTAACCCAGCAACAGAGCTTAACCATTGAATATTGCCAAGAATTTTCCGATCGCCTTGCTCCATTTAATCATCAATCTAATCGTACTAATACAGAAGTATGGTTAGCGGCTACGGTTTCCCCTTTATCAGAGGATCAAGTAATTTGGGTGGAGCGAGATATTAGCGATCGCAAAAAAGCCGAAGCTGAACTTAAAGCGGCAAAAGAAGCAGCGGAAATTGCTAATCGTGCCAAGAGTCAATTTTTGGCAAATATGAGCCATGAATTACGCACTCCACTCAATGCGATTTTAGGTTTTTCCCAACTGATGCTGGATGATCATTCTTTAACTTCGACCCAACTGGAAAATTTAAAAATTATTGAAACCAGTGGGGAGCATCTTTTATCGTTAATTAATGATGTCTTGGAGATGTCAAAAATTGAATCAGGAAAAGTAGTTTTAAATGAATTTAACTTTGATCTACATGGACTCCTAGATCGCCTAAAAGATATGCTTAACCTCAAAGCCGAGTCTAAGGGACTAACTCTTGATTTTATCCAAGTTAATGAAATTCCCCGCTATGTCATTGGTGATGAGGTGAAGTTAAGTCAAGTTTTAATTAACTTACTCAGTAATGCCCTGAAGTTTACCCAAGTGGGCGGAGTGACATTGACTGTAGAAGCTTTACCGATCGCTCCGATTCAAGCACCAAACCAAACATCTTCCCAAATTAGATCAGATATCTCAAATCACCTTGTGCATTTATTATTCCGAGTTGAAGATACTGGGATCGGAATTTCTAAAACTGAGATCCCAACTATATTTGATGCTTTTATTCAAAGTCAATCGGGACGCAAATCTCAAGAAGGTTCGGGGCTGGGGCTGACAATTAGTCGTAAATTTGTGGAATTAATGGGAGGAGAAATTAGGGCTGAAAGTGCCTTGGGGCAAGGTTCGGTGTTTAGCTTTGATATAGAGCTTCTATCAGGGGATGTAATTTTACCTAAAATCTTGGAAGATGAAGTACTGATTGAGTCGGATGTTGCCCTAGGTGATAATAATGCTTTAAATTTGCGGATTTTGCTGGCAGAGGATAATGTTGTCAATCAAAAAGTGGCATTACGGATGTTGCATAAACTAGGCTTTAGTGCCGATGTAGCGATGGATGGAGAGCAGGTTTTAACTGCCCTTGAGCGTCAGGTTTATGATCTAATTCTGATGGATGTGCAAATGCCTAATTTAGATGGTATTGAAACCACAAAATGTATTTATGAAAGATTCCCCGCAGGCGATCGCCCCATAATTGTTGCCTTGACTGCCCATGCTATGCAGGAAGAACGAGAGCGTTGCCTAGCCGCAGGGATGAGTAACCATCTAAGTAAACCCGTGCGCCTAGAGGAGTTACAAAGAATTCTCGAGCAATGTGTTGGTCTTGTGGGAAAGTAG
- a CDS encoding EAL domain-containing protein, whose protein sequence is MLNKSGNILIVDDSSINRKLLAAILSMQGYQIWEAAYGKDALEKALSDSPDLILLDVNMPDMSGYDVCAELKQNPETKDIPVIFVTALETLWDRIEGFSVGGVDYIHKPFENIEVLARVDTHIQLRQLQKQLHRRAQSLELQNTILQNEICDRFGVDPEFYKDLELAVERQEFKLYYQPIVNFNTGKILGFEALIRWLHPSHGMIPPDRFIPVAECTGLINPIGEWVLSEAISQLATWKKLFPQSDRLSVSVNVSANQLLNNSLVSYIRKVLQSNQVSCSQLKLEITESALVNDPDATVEILKEFKDLGIDLYIDDFGTGYSSLSRLYDFPVDVLKIDRSFIQKGRWAVVRAIIQIAVAMDKEIIVEGVETLEELNALKQMSCFQGQGYYFYKPLDASAITQLIAEELQKD, encoded by the coding sequence ATGCTAAATAAATCTGGAAATATTCTGATCGTTGACGATAGCTCCATCAACCGCAAGTTACTGGCAGCAATTTTGTCTATGCAGGGTTATCAAATTTGGGAGGCTGCCTATGGCAAAGATGCTCTGGAGAAAGCCCTTAGCGACTCACCCGATCTAATTTTGCTGGATGTAAATATGCCCGATATGAGTGGCTATGATGTCTGTGCTGAACTTAAGCAAAACCCCGAAACCAAGGATATTCCAGTAATTTTTGTCACTGCCCTAGAAACCCTATGGGATCGGATCGAAGGTTTTTCCGTAGGGGGGGTGGATTACATTCATAAGCCCTTTGAAAATATTGAAGTGTTAGCAAGGGTAGATACCCATATTCAATTACGGCAGTTGCAGAAACAATTACATCGCCGTGCCCAGTCCCTAGAACTCCAAAATACGATCCTCCAAAATGAAATTTGCGATCGCTTTGGCGTTGACCCAGAGTTTTATAAAGACCTGGAGTTAGCAGTCGAACGGCAGGAGTTCAAGCTTTACTATCAGCCCATTGTTAATTTTAATACGGGTAAAATTTTAGGTTTCGAGGCGTTAATTCGCTGGCTTCACCCGAGTCATGGCATGATTCCTCCCGATCGCTTTATTCCCGTGGCTGAATGTACTGGATTAATTAATCCCATAGGAGAGTGGGTTTTGTCCGAAGCAATTAGTCAATTAGCGACTTGGAAAAAGTTATTCCCCCAGAGCGATCGCTTATCCGTCAGTGTTAATGTTTCAGCTAATCAGTTATTAAATAATTCCTTGGTTAGCTATATTCGTAAGGTTTTACAGAGTAATCAAGTTAGTTGCAGCCAATTAAAACTCGAAATTACCGAAAGTGCTTTGGTCAATGATCCTGATGCCACTGTAGAAATTCTCAAGGAATTCAAAGACCTAGGCATAGATTTATACATTGATGATTTCGGCACGGGCTATTCTTCTCTTAGTCGTCTGTATGATTTCCCCGTGGATGTCCTGAAGATTGATCGATCATTTATCCAAAAAGGTAGATGGGCAGTGGTGAGGGCGATCATTCAAATTGCCGTAGCTATGGATAAGGAGATTATTGTCGAAGGCGTGGAAACCTTAGAAGAGTTGAATGCTCTTAAGCAAATGTCTTGCTTCCAGGGACAGGGATATTACTTTTATAAACCCCTTGATGCTAGTGCAATTACCCAACTGATTGCAGAAGAGTTGCAAAAAGATTAA
- a CDS encoding protein phosphatase 2C domain-containing protein: MIKCSACGFDNPDVNKFCQNCGIEIITSENSEDTDPLELANSGLADSGDITSGDVGEDVTDPELCNSHLISLKYAALSDVGKEREHNEDGFRCFSQFMTTVSHSQPEFQTHRGLFILCDGMGGHDGGEVASAIALESIAESFKPFWTSGLPSQEKLTEIIGIANQEIYDRNEAEMRRDAGRMGTTLVILVIYGTEVAIAHIGDSRIYKITADGLTQLTRDHEVANRLIDQGVSETIAYSRGDAHQLTQALGPNISASLEPAIAFFNLDSTSLFLLCSDGLSDNNVVEDHWQQLQSIDKNSDLSIAAQDLIQLGNDLNGYDNITAVLVHCQIEQN; the protein is encoded by the coding sequence ATGATTAAGTGTTCTGCCTGTGGATTCGATAATCCTGATGTTAATAAATTCTGCCAAAACTGTGGGATCGAGATTATCACTTCAGAAAATTCAGAAGATACTGATCCTTTGGAATTGGCTAATTCGGGATTGGCTGATTCAGGAGATATAACCAGTGGTGATGTGGGGGAGGATGTTACCGATCCAGAACTATGCAATTCCCACTTAATTAGTCTTAAGTATGCCGCATTAAGCGATGTGGGCAAAGAACGGGAGCATAATGAAGATGGATTTAGGTGCTTTAGTCAATTTATGACTACCGTGAGCCACAGTCAGCCAGAGTTTCAGACCCATCGAGGCTTATTTATTCTATGTGATGGTATGGGTGGTCATGACGGCGGTGAAGTCGCAAGTGCGATCGCCTTGGAATCAATTGCGGAAAGCTTTAAGCCCTTTTGGACATCGGGGCTACCTAGTCAAGAGAAACTAACGGAAATTATTGGGATCGCTAATCAGGAAATTTATGATCGGAATGAAGCGGAAATGCGCCGAGATGCTGGACGGATGGGAACAACCCTAGTAATTTTGGTTATTTATGGGACTGAAGTGGCGATCGCCCATATTGGAGATAGTCGAATTTATAAAATTACCGCCGATGGCTTAACTCAACTTACCCGTGATCATGAAGTCGCCAATAGATTAATTGATCAAGGTGTATCCGAGACGATTGCTTACAGCCGTGGCGATGCCCATCAACTCACCCAAGCACTTGGACCTAATATTTCGGCATCCCTTGAGCCAGCGATCGCCTTTTTTAATCTGGATAGTACTAGTCTATTTTTACTATGTTCCGATGGACTGAGTGATAATAACGTGGTTGAAGATCATTGGCAACAACTCCAATCCATAGACAAAAATAGTGATTTAAGCATTGCGGCTCAAGATTTAATCCAGCTTGGAAATGATCTAAATGGCTATGACAACATTACGGCAGTTTTGGTGCATTGTCAGATTGAGCAAAATTGA
- a CDS encoding thermonuclease family protein has protein sequence MMANRIPLIFLGVIVLIAVNLVMQVWWRSPKAPSGEIWTVTRVLTGQTVAAKSNAGITTRIRLLGIAAPWKEQEPWGNLARQRLEQLVKDQPVVLEFDQEQKERGDRLQAYIWQGNTLVNAQLVKEGYVLADVFPPNVKYENKLKMLESEARLLELGVWNPQDPMRISPRDFRRQVLR, from the coding sequence ATGATGGCTAATAGAATACCTCTGATTTTTCTAGGTGTAATTGTTTTGATTGCAGTTAATTTGGTAATGCAGGTTTGGTGGCGATCGCCAAAGGCTCCAAGTGGTGAAATTTGGACAGTAACACGGGTTTTAACTGGGCAAACTGTAGCAGCAAAATCTAATGCTGGCATAACCACACGAATTCGTCTGTTGGGGATTGCGGCACCTTGGAAAGAGCAAGAACCTTGGGGCAACTTAGCCCGCCAAAGACTAGAACAGTTAGTAAAAGATCAACCAGTTGTTTTAGAGTTTGATCAAGAACAGAAAGAGAGGGGCGATCGCCTACAGGCATATATTTGGCAGGGTAATACCTTAGTGAATGCCCAATTAGTTAAAGAAGGCTATGTCCTTGCTGATGTTTTTCCTCCCAATGTTAAGTATGAAAATAAGCTCAAGATGTTAGAGTCAGAGGCAAGGCTATTAGAACTGGGAGTATGGAATCCTCAAGATCCTATGCGTATAAGTCCTAGGGATTTTCGTCGTCAGGTTTTACGCTAG
- a CDS encoding adenine phosphoribosyltransferase translates to MDIKSLIRDIPDFPTPGIMFRDITPVLAHPQGLSEITNGLVNLTQDLHIDYVVGIESRGFILGAPIAYKLQAGFIPVRKPKKLPAPVYQAEYALEYGTDRLEMHQDAFGNGSRVLIVDDVIATGGTASATAKLVELGGGIVVGFAFLIELSFLSGRLALPANIPIFSLVSY, encoded by the coding sequence ATGGATATAAAAAGCCTAATTCGTGATATTCCTGATTTTCCCACGCCCGGTATTATGTTTCGAGACATTACTCCAGTATTGGCACATCCACAAGGTTTATCAGAAATCACTAATGGATTAGTTAACCTAACTCAAGATTTGCACATTGACTATGTGGTGGGAATTGAGTCTAGGGGCTTTATTCTGGGCGCACCGATCGCCTATAAATTGCAAGCGGGCTTTATTCCTGTGCGTAAACCGAAAAAACTACCTGCACCTGTATATCAAGCTGAGTATGCCTTGGAGTATGGCACCGATCGCCTAGAAATGCACCAAGATGCTTTTGGTAACGGCAGCAGAGTTTTAATTGTTGATGATGTAATTGCTACGGGGGGAACTGCATCCGCTACGGCTAAGTTGGTGGAATTAGGAGGGGGAATTGTTGTAGGCTTTGCCTTTTTAATTGAGCTATCTTTTCTGTCTGGGCGATTGGCGCTACCTGCTAATATTCCGATTTTTAGCTTAGTTTCCTACTAG
- a CDS encoding iron-containing alcohol dehydrogenase family protein yields the protein MNAMKTVINSLPILAIAPSQVIRGQGIVHKLVDYLPTWLQGSGKSALIISGTKSKASVKTALDQADIPIHYADPIENCSEVNLKKLQAEITKHQPHFIIGCGGGKVLDTAKLIAHQHNLPIVTIPTTAATCAAWTALSNVYTEAGAFSYDVVLSRCPDLILVDYDLISTAPQRTLIAGIGDAIAKWYEASVSSGSSDKTLVIAAVQEARILRDILFQKSTEALQNPTGSVWQEVVDATVCLAGIIGGMGGAQCRTVAAHAVHNGLTHLPQSHHTLHGEKVAYGILVQLRLEEFQGNQLAATARQQLLKFYSEIKLPQNLGDLALGDITLKELETVAAIACKGGSDLHNLPFYVHEHQLIAAMVSTTVPLVAA from the coding sequence ATGAATGCGATGAAGACTGTAATTAATAGTTTGCCCATTTTAGCGATCGCCCCCAGTCAAGTAATTAGAGGGCAGGGCATAGTGCATAAATTAGTAGATTATTTACCGACTTGGTTACAAGGATCAGGAAAGTCTGCCCTTATAATTTCAGGTACAAAGTCTAAAGCATCCGTAAAAACCGCCTTGGATCAAGCAGACATACCCATTCATTACGCCGATCCCATTGAAAATTGTAGTGAAGTCAACCTCAAAAAACTACAGGCAGAAATTACTAAGCACCAGCCCCATTTCATCATCGGTTGTGGTGGAGGCAAGGTTTTGGATACGGCAAAATTAATTGCCCATCAACATAATTTGCCGATAGTGACAATCCCTACGACAGCAGCCACCTGTGCCGCTTGGACAGCCTTGAGTAATGTTTACACCGAAGCAGGTGCATTTAGTTATGATGTAGTGTTAAGTCGATGTCCAGATTTAATCTTAGTTGATTATGATTTAATTTCCACTGCCCCTCAACGTACTTTAATTGCAGGAATTGGGGATGCGATCGCTAAATGGTACGAAGCCTCAGTCAGTAGTGGTAGCAGTGATAAAACCTTAGTAATTGCCGCCGTTCAAGAAGCGAGAATTTTACGGGATATTTTATTTCAGAAATCCACCGAAGCATTACAAAATCCCACAGGCAGTGTATGGCAAGAGGTTGTTGATGCCACAGTTTGTCTAGCGGGAATAATTGGTGGGATGGGAGGAGCGCAATGTCGCACTGTTGCTGCCCACGCTGTCCATAATGGTTTAACCCATCTGCCTCAATCGCATCATACTCTTCACGGAGAAAAGGTCGCCTATGGTATTTTGGTGCAACTGCGACTGGAAGAGTTTCAGGGCAACCAACTAGCAGCTACAGCCCGCCAACAACTTTTAAAGTTTTATAGTGAGATTAAATTACCCCAAAATCTAGGTGACTTGGCGCTAGGAGATATTACCCTTAAGGAATTAGAAACAGTGGCAGCGATCGCCTGTAAAGGTGGATCAGACTTACATAATCTACCCTTTTATGTCCATGAACATCAGCTAATTGCCGCTATGGTTTCGACAACTGTACCGCTTGTTGCGGCTTGA
- a CDS encoding heme oxygenase (biliverdin-producing) produces the protein MSSNLNSGLAAKLRDGTAKSHSMAEGADFIKCFLQGVIDKESYRKLAANFYFVYTALEAELTRHKDHPVLSSLYTPDLWREKSLEQDLAYYYGTDWRNLAQPSEACKKYVKHIQAVSNNTPELLAAHAYTRYMGDLSGGQILKKIAKQAMGLKDGNGTAFYEFPTIKNHGEYKKKYRALLDTLSVDDATQDKIVDEANYAFHLNMEMFQELKGNWFITLWQMFWNWVLSRFQPSSATISESTPA, from the coding sequence GTGAGTTCTAATTTAAATAGTGGTTTAGCCGCAAAATTACGGGATGGTACCGCCAAGTCTCATTCCATGGCAGAAGGGGCAGATTTTATTAAATGCTTTTTACAGGGCGTAATTGATAAAGAGTCCTACCGTAAATTGGCTGCAAATTTTTACTTTGTTTATACTGCCCTAGAAGCTGAACTAACTCGGCACAAAGATCATCCAGTTTTAAGTAGTCTTTATACCCCCGATCTCTGGAGAGAAAAAAGCCTAGAGCAGGATTTAGCATACTACTATGGTACCGACTGGCGCAATCTAGCCCAACCCTCCGAAGCTTGCAAAAAATATGTAAAGCATATTCAAGCGGTTTCTAATAATACTCCCGAACTGTTGGCTGCCCATGCCTATACCCGCTATATGGGTGACCTATCGGGTGGACAAATTCTCAAAAAAATTGCCAAGCAAGCGATGGGACTAAAAGATGGCAATGGTACGGCTTTCTATGAATTTCCTACTATTAAAAATCATGGGGAATATAAGAAAAAGTATCGAGCATTGTTGGATACCCTATCGGTCGATGATGCCACTCAGGACAAAATTGTGGATGAGGCTAATTATGCTTTTCATCTGAATATGGAAATGTTCCAAGAACTAAAGGGCAATTGGTTTATCACTCTATGGCAAATGTTTTGGAATTGGGTTCTCAGTCGGTTTCAACCTAGCTCGGCGACCATTTCTGAATCAACCCCAGCTTAA
- the ndhC gene encoding NADH-quinone oxidoreductase subunit A, with protein sequence MVLSGYEYLLVFLIVCTLVPVSGLVLAKFLSPAIASPTSRTTYESGCEPKGGAWIQFNIRYYMFALAFVIFDVETVFLYPWAVAFSQLGLLAFIEALIFIAILVLGLVYAWRKGALEWS encoded by the coding sequence TTGGTTCTAAGCGGTTATGAGTACCTTCTGGTATTTTTGATAGTCTGTACCCTTGTTCCTGTCTCAGGATTAGTTTTAGCAAAATTTCTTAGTCCTGCGATCGCATCTCCAACCAGCCGCACTACCTATGAGTCTGGATGTGAACCAAAGGGTGGGGCATGGATTCAATTTAATATTCGCTATTATATGTTTGCCCTTGCCTTTGTAATTTTTGATGTAGAAACTGTGTTTTTATATCCTTGGGCAGTGGCTTTTAGTCAGTTGGGATTACTAGCTTTCATTGAAGCTTTAATCTTTATTGCGATTCTAGTTTTAGGTTTAGTATATGCTTGGCGCAAAGGAGCTTTAGAATGGTCATGA
- a CDS encoding NADH dehydrogenase subunit K, translated as MKAENVSLDFSIEDQKQRLINPIEESRVTQDLSNNVVLTTLNDLYNWARMSSLWPMLYGTSCCFIEFAAMLGSRFDFDRFGLLPRSSPRQADLIITAGTVTMKMAPALVRLYEQMAEPKYVIAMGACTITGGMFSTESYTTVRGVDKLIPVDVYLPGCPPRPEAIFDAIIKLRKKIDAEGYKDKAFTNQTHRFYSVKHELKVVEPILTGKYLELPTRIAPPKALVESGIPLPALEIAKKQEVEING; from the coding sequence ATGAAAGCAGAGAATGTTAGTTTAGATTTTAGTATTGAGGATCAAAAACAACGCTTAATCAATCCCATCGAAGAATCAAGGGTAACCCAAGATTTATCTAATAACGTAGTGCTTACCACCCTGAATGACCTCTACAACTGGGCAAGAATGTCTAGTCTGTGGCCCATGCTCTATGGCACTAGCTGTTGTTTTATTGAGTTTGCGGCAATGTTGGGATCAAGGTTTGACTTCGATCGCTTTGGTTTACTACCTCGTTCTAGTCCCCGTCAAGCAGATTTAATTATTACGGCTGGCACAGTGACCATGAAAATGGCTCCCGCTTTAGTTAGGTTGTATGAACAGATGGCAGAACCTAAGTATGTAATTGCTATGGGTGCTTGTACGATTACAGGCGGTATGTTTAGTACCGAGTCTTACACTACAGTGCGTGGAGTCGATAAATTAATTCCTGTGGATGTGTATTTGCCCGGCTGTCCACCCCGACCCGAAGCAATTTTTGATGCCATTATTAAGCTCCGCAAAAAAATTGATGCCGAGGGTTATAAGGACAAAGCATTTACTAATCAAACCCATCGTTTCTATAGCGTCAAGCATGAACTGAAAGTAGTTGAGCCAATTTTAACTGGTAAATATTTAGAACTACCCACCCGTATAGCTCCGCCCAAAGCTTTAGTGGAATCTGGCATTCCTTTGCCAGCGTTGGAAATTGCCAAGAAGCAGGAGGTAGAAATTAATGGCTGA
- a CDS encoding NAD(P)H-quinone oxidoreductase subunit J gives MAEEIKASEGLEETTAIAITDKISGWLTENGFSHEFLGLDHQGIPILKVQRDYLLPFATALYAYGFNYLMCQCGYDSGAGADLVSTYHLVKLTDNPQTKPDEVKVKVFLPRHDPRVPSVFWIWKSADWQERETYDMYGIIYEGHPNLKRILMPEDWVGYPMRKDYITPDFYELQDAY, from the coding sequence ATGGCTGAAGAAATTAAAGCATCAGAGGGGCTGGAAGAAACCACGGCGATCGCTATTACAGATAAAATTTCTGGTTGGCTGACGGAGAATGGTTTTAGTCATGAGTTTTTAGGCTTAGATCATCAGGGTATTCCGATCCTTAAAGTCCAGCGTGACTATTTACTGCCTTTTGCTACAGCCTTGTATGCCTATGGATTTAACTACTTAATGTGTCAGTGTGGTTATGACTCTGGAGCAGGTGCAGATTTGGTCAGTACCTATCATTTGGTGAAGCTTACGGATAACCCTCAAACTAAGCCCGATGAAGTGAAAGTGAAAGTATTTTTACCTCGCCATGACCCTAGGGTACCTTCGGTATTTTGGATTTGGAAATCCGCAGATTGGCAGGAACGGGAGACCTATGATATGTATGGCATTATCTACGAAGGGCATCCAAACCTGAAACGAATTTTAATGCCTGAGGATTGGGTAGGCTATCCGATGCGCAAGGATTATATTACTCCAGATTTTTACGAGCTACAGGATGCTTACTAG
- a CDS encoding class I SAM-dependent methyltransferase: MQQLSQNEFDKISPTALLVAYARTFTDIHYTKQLSEAVNSQSVVEGLLGQKLEEVAEITVLIESRYRSIDRAIAILKSKKTSKNNSGQILEIASGLLPRGMIMSEDTSLRFVETDLPLMIEQKANLVKVLVGDRLNLHFKPVDITALSNHLKDCIELLDRNQPVIILSEGLLMYLTHAQKQQAFANVRELLELFGGVWITTDLVTVKAINRRKQISPGLGQISQMVSRLSDRPIGDTYFQDTEQIEDFITVQGFKCDRTPVLSLINLDQLNCLHSLNINPEIAEAILSDAYVYSLSV, encoded by the coding sequence ATGCAGCAATTATCTCAAAATGAATTCGATAAAATTAGCCCCACGGCGTTATTAGTGGCATACGCCAGAACTTTTACAGACATTCACTACACTAAGCAATTATCTGAGGCAGTTAATTCCCAGTCTGTAGTTGAAGGTCTTTTAGGGCAGAAATTAGAGGAAGTTGCAGAAATTACGGTTTTAATTGAGAGTCGCTATCGCAGTATAGATCGGGCGATCGCCATTTTAAAATCTAAAAAAACATCTAAAAATAATTCTGGGCAGATACTAGAAATTGCCTCAGGGTTATTGCCTCGGGGCATGATTATGTCTGAGGATACTAGTCTTAGGTTTGTCGAAACGGATTTGCCTTTGATGATTGAGCAGAAAGCTAATTTAGTTAAAGTTTTAGTTGGCGATCGCCTTAATCTTCACTTTAAGCCTGTTGATATCACTGCTCTATCTAATCACTTAAAAGACTGTATAGAGTTACTGGATCGGAATCAGCCCGTCATAATTTTATCTGAGGGTTTACTGATGTATTTAACCCATGCTCAAAAACAACAAGCATTTGCCAATGTCCGTGAATTATTGGAATTATTTGGCGGAGTCTGGATTACTACGGATTTAGTGACGGTCAAGGCGATTAATCGGCGTAAGCAAATTAGTCCAGGACTAGGACAGATTTCACAAATGGTATCCCGACTTAGCGATCGCCCCATTGGAGATACTTATTTTCAAGATACAGAACAGATAGAAGATTTTATTACTGTCCAAGGATTTAAATGCGATCGCACCCCAGTTTTAAGCTTAATCAATCTAGATCAACTTAACTGTTTACATTCATTAAATATTAATCCCGAAATTGCGGAGGCAATATTAAGCGATGCCTATGTCTATAGTCTTAGTGTTTAA